The Staphylothermus marinus F1 genome has a segment encoding these proteins:
- a CDS encoding MBL fold metallo-hydrolase: MVHVEILGGGNEVGRAAYLVVDNNKKFLLDYGVNFDEEDHPQFPLHVRPIELSGLAITHAHLDHIGAAPLLYITGKPRVFVTKPTLEIGKLLISDFLKLNAYYIDYSIEEFEVMASNAHFLEYGVEVENDGFKIIVTSAGHILGSAMIYLETPSGHRILYTGDVNTIQTWTLSRAELWPLKIDTLIIESTYGSTKHPPRHYTEKRLVDAIEEVTDSGGTVLIPAFSVGRSQEVMCLVQAELPHLDVYLDGMSREITNIYLRHKSFLRDPSLFEKAVQNTFFIRGWQDRRKAWKKPGVIISSAGMLKGGPSVYYLKKIANEPKNAVFLVSYQAPNSPGHIILERGIYEEFGLDEPIKARLEWFDLSSHAGKDGLISIIQRYKNTLKNIIIVHGEPDSASNLASMAVEFLGNDININVPLNGDKIELTS; the protein is encoded by the coding sequence ATGGTTCATGTGGAAATTCTAGGCGGCGGTAACGAGGTTGGTAGAGCAGCATATCTTGTTGTGGATAATAACAAGAAGTTCTTATTAGACTATGGGGTTAACTTCGACGAGGAGGATCATCCGCAGTTTCCATTACATGTTAGGCCAATCGAGCTTAGTGGATTAGCTATTACACATGCCCATTTAGACCATATAGGAGCTGCACCACTACTATATATAACGGGGAAGCCCCGAGTATTTGTTACGAAGCCTACACTAGAAATAGGGAAGCTTTTAATTAGTGATTTCTTAAAGCTGAATGCTTACTATATAGATTATAGCATTGAAGAATTTGAAGTAATGGCTAGCAATGCGCATTTTCTAGAGTATGGTGTTGAAGTTGAGAATGATGGTTTTAAAATAATAGTTACTAGTGCTGGACACATTCTCGGAAGTGCTATGATATATCTTGAAACTCCTAGTGGTCATAGAATACTATATACAGGAGACGTAAACACTATCCAGACATGGACATTGTCTAGAGCTGAACTGTGGCCTTTGAAAATTGATACTTTAATAATAGAGTCAACCTATGGATCAACAAAGCATCCTCCAAGACACTATACTGAGAAAAGACTAGTAGATGCTATTGAGGAAGTAACAGATTCAGGCGGGACAGTATTAATACCTGCCTTCAGTGTTGGGAGGAGCCAGGAAGTTATGTGTTTAGTACAAGCAGAACTACCTCATCTAGATGTATATTTAGATGGTATGTCCAGAGAAATAACCAATATTTATTTAAGACATAAGAGCTTCCTAAGAGACCCTTCCTTATTTGAGAAAGCAGTTCAAAACACATTTTTCATTCGTGGATGGCAGGATAGAAGAAAAGCTTGGAAGAAACCCGGCGTAATAATATCTAGTGCTGGAATGCTCAAAGGCGGTCCAAGTGTTTATTATTTAAAGAAAATAGCTAATGAGCCTAAGAACGCAGTTTTCCTCGTAAGTTACCAAGCACCCAATAGTCCCGGACACATAATTCTCGAGAGAGGAATCTATGAAGAATTTGGTTTGGATGAACCAATTAAGGCTAGACTTGAATGGTTTGATCTATCAAGCCATGCAGGTAAGGATGGATTAATAAGTATTATACAAAGATACAAAAATACATTAAAGAACATTATTATTGTCCATGGAGAACCTGATTCGGCCTCTAATTTAGCATCGATGGCAGTTGAATTTCTAGGCAACGATATAAACATAAATGTACCGCTTAACGGTGATAAAATAGAATTGACTAGCTAA
- a CDS encoding nascent polypeptide-associated complex protein encodes MFPGISPRDLKRMLKRMGIKVEELSDVREVNILLKDKKIVISSPQIVVMKTGEQTIYQIIGIPREEALEESKEEEIEVSEEDIEFIVSQTGVSKEEARKALIRTGGDIAEAILLLQGEK; translated from the coding sequence ATGTTTCCCGGGATTAGTCCTAGAGACTTAAAGAGAATGTTGAAGAGAATGGGCATTAAAGTAGAAGAGTTATCTGATGTAAGAGAAGTAAACATTTTGCTTAAAGACAAAAAGATCGTGATAAGTTCGCCACAAATAGTTGTTATGAAAACAGGTGAGCAAACAATATATCAAATAATTGGTATACCTAGAGAGGAAGCTTTAGAGGAGAGCAAAGAGGAAGAAATAGAGGTCTCGGAAGAAGACATAGAATTTATTGTTTCACAAACAGGAGTAAGTAAAGAGGAGGCTAGGAAAGCACTAATTAGAACTGGAGGCGACATAGCAGAGGCAATACTACTCCTTCAGGGAGAAAAGTAA